In the genome of Ignisphaera cupida, one region contains:
- a CDS encoding pyridoxal phosphate-dependent aminotransferase: MNAENYQYEEVEEPIRLHLNECVYNPPEHVIKAVVNVLNQCNYYPNKHMFNYFRKLLAEYNGLSIENVYPFPGADAALRTLFLSLTDPGDSVLFVKPTFSMVEIYAKFMGLRRISVDLIEYGDEWVADMNKLIELAKEASLVVLVDPNNPTGNAIIKGDKKFLEAIALNTKGFVIVDETYYEFSGYTVADFVNEYPNIIVVRSLSKAFCLAGFRLGYVIADKDVLSNIVKVVTTFDISTPSLAAGIAALENLDYHMNIIEKIKQLRDYLYLQLKTMGFKVYRSYANFLLVKNSERLDKYLAKFGIAIKRVADDLYRVSIGNEENVEMIIKLLREIL, encoded by the coding sequence TTGAATGCTGAAAACTATCAGTATGAAGAAGTTGAAGAGCCTATTAGATTACATTTAAATGAATGTGTTTATAATCCACCAGAACATGTAATTAAAGCTGTTGTAAATGTATTAAATCAATGCAATTACTATCCAAATAAGCACATGTTTAATTACTTTAGAAAATTATTGGCAGAATACAACGGTCTTAGTATTGAGAATGTTTATCCATTTCCAGGAGCTGATGCAGCTTTACGAACACTTTTCTTATCTCTTACTGATCCAGGAGATAGTGTATTATTTGTTAAACCCACCTTTAGCATGGTTGAAATCTATGCAAAGTTTATGGGGTTAAGAAGAATAAGCGTTGATTTGATTGAATATGGTGATGAATGGGTTGCGGATATGAACAAATTAATTGAGTTGGCTAAAGAGGCTTCATTAGTTGTACTTGTTGATCCTAATAATCCAACTGGTAACGCTATAATTAAAGGAGACAAGAAGTTTCTAGAAGCCATTGCATTAAATACCAAGGGCTTTGTAATTGTTGATGAAACCTATTATGAATTTAGTGGTTATACCGTTGCTGATTTTGTTAATGAATATCCAAATATTATTGTAGTAAGAAGTTTAAGTAAGGCATTTTGTCTTGCCGGGTTTAGACTAGGTTATGTAATTGCTGATAAAGATGTTTTAAGTAACATTGTGAAAGTGGTGACAACATTCGATATATCAACACCCTCTTTAGCTGCTGGAATAGCTGCATTAGAAAATCTTGATTATCATATGAATATAATTGAAAAAATTAAACAGTTACGTGATTATCTATATCTACAATTAAAGACCATGGGATTTAAGGTTTATAGAAGCTATGCCAATTTCTTGCTTGTTAAAAATAGCGAAAGGCTTGATAAGTATCTTGCAAAATTTGGTATAGCCATAAAGAGAGTAGCAGATGATTTATATAGGGTTAGTATTGGAAATGAGGAAAATGTTGAAATGATTATTAAGCTTCTGAGGGAGATTCTATGA
- the hisA gene encoding 1-(5-phosphoribosyl)-5-((5-phosphoribosylamino)methylideneamino)imidazole-4-carboxamide isomerase: protein MIVVPSIDISNGVAVKRVKGVKGTELVLGNPLEVGNKLFEAGYEYIHIVDLDAAEGSGDNESIVKKLCKMGFKWIQVGGGIRNADKASRLISYGASAVVISTIFFTNRNEFEKILSVVGGDKVIIALDYDNDYSVRIGGWSRKAVKIYDALNDVSNYNVKGVLFTYVEYEGSEKGIDRNVKIFASIVKGIKEYAGGISSINDLYELKSFGIDYAVVGMALYNRRLWGVKSV from the coding sequence ATGATTGTAGTGCCAAGCATAGATATAAGTAATGGTGTAGCTGTAAAAAGAGTTAAAGGTGTAAAGGGTACAGAACTTGTTTTGGGAAATCCACTAGAAGTTGGAAATAAATTGTTTGAGGCAGGTTATGAATATATACATATAGTTGATTTAGATGCTGCTGAAGGTAGTGGAGACAACGAGTCTATTGTGAAAAAGCTTTGCAAAATGGGATTTAAATGGATTCAGGTTGGTGGTGGTATAAGAAATGCTGATAAGGCATCTAGGTTGATATCATATGGTGCATCAGCAGTAGTTATTTCAACAATTTTCTTCACAAATCGAAATGAATTTGAAAAAATTTTAAGTGTTGTTGGAGGTGATAAAGTGATAATTGCTTTAGATTATGATAATGATTATAGTGTGAGGATAGGTGGTTGGAGTAGAAAAGCTGTGAAAATTTATGACGCCTTGAATGATGTTAGCAATTACAATGTTAAAGGAGTTTTATTCACATATGTTGAGTATGAAGGCAGTGAAAAAGGTATAGATAGGAATGTGAAGATCTTTGCTAGTATAGTCAAGGGTATTAAGGAATATGCAGGTGGGATTTCATCTATAAATGATTTGTATGAGCTGAAGAGTTTTGGCATAGATTATGCTGTTGTTGGTATGGCGTTGTATAATAGGAGGTTATGGGGTGTGAAAAGTGTCTAG
- a CDS encoding ATP-binding protein, with protein sequence MAGYKVYVDTSKCIGCAQCYVACPNKVFAIINKKAVPVNQDACVGCRACIVKCSTNAITITPRDVYAFYTRFYKRT encoded by the coding sequence TTGGCAGGTTATAAGGTATATGTAGACACATCCAAATGCATTGGATGTGCGCAATGCTATGTAGCATGTCCTAACAAGGTATTTGCAATTATAAATAAAAAAGCTGTACCAGTAAATCAAGATGCATGTGTTGGATGTAGAGCATGTATAGTTAAGTGTTCAACTAATGCTATCACTATTACCCCTAGAGATGTTTATGCATTTTATACGAGATTTTACAAAAGAACATAA
- the hisG gene encoding ATP phosphoribosyltransferase codes for MRIAIPNKGRLQQPTIELLSAAGIKLFSVDERALIVSTNWKDVEVIMVRPEDIPYIIEGGGASLGITGHDYVVESGAEVEEVLKLDFGKAKIVFAVPQTLGIKSVEELAKSGKEVRIATKYYNIALKYVRSRNLRAKIVKISGAAEVMPYLGAADAVIDVMSTGTTLKIHGLEPIDTVLETQAVVVARKDWILSKDANLIKIVITMLKGVIEGRNKKMLFMNVPSESLDKVLETLPAMLAPAVTRLSKGDAWEVITVVDEDSIPEVVSKVLELGARDIVVVDIEKVIK; via the coding sequence ATGAGAATAGCAATTCCGAATAAGGGTAGATTGCAACAACCAACAATAGAATTACTTAGTGCAGCTGGGATAAAGCTTTTCTCTGTTGATGAGAGGGCATTGATTGTTTCAACTAATTGGAAAGATGTTGAGGTTATAATGGTTAGACCAGAGGATATTCCATACATTATAGAAGGTGGTGGTGCATCACTGGGAATTACAGGACATGACTATGTTGTTGAAAGTGGTGCAGAAGTTGAGGAGGTTCTAAAGCTTGACTTCGGGAAAGCAAAAATAGTTTTTGCCGTACCTCAGACTTTAGGCATTAAAAGTGTTGAAGAGTTGGCAAAAAGTGGTAAAGAAGTTAGAATAGCTACGAAGTACTATAATATTGCTCTTAAATATGTAAGGTCACGTAATCTAAGAGCTAAAATAGTTAAGATTAGCGGTGCTGCAGAGGTTATGCCTTATTTAGGAGCAGCAGATGCTGTTATAGATGTTATGAGTACTGGTACTACATTGAAGATACATGGTTTAGAGCCTATAGACACTGTTTTAGAAACTCAAGCTGTGGTTGTTGCAAGAAAGGATTGGATTCTAAGCAAAGATGCTAATTTAATTAAGATTGTTATAACAATGCTTAAAGGTGTTATAGAAGGTAGAAATAAGAAGATGCTTTTCATGAATGTTCCTAGTGAGAGTCTAGACAAGGTTTTAGAAACTTTACCAGCAATGCTTGCACCAGCTGTTACAAGACTAAGCAAGGGTGATGCGTGGGAGGTTATAACAGTTGTTGACGAAGACTCTATACCAGAGGTGGTATCAAAGGTTCTTGAACTTGGTGCAAGAGACATTGTTGTAGTTGATATTGAGAAGGTGATTAAATGA